The Amycolatopsis sp. 195334CR genome window below encodes:
- a CDS encoding cation-translocating P-type ATPase has protein sequence MSSETRERLTSEVELAITGMTCASCAARIERKLNKMDGVTATVNYATEKAKVSYPAELAPTALIEQVEAAGYAATVPRAEPEPAESEVDDPTRPLRDRLIGAAVLSVPVIAMAMIPALQFEYWQWISLTLAAPVLVWAAWPFHRATWVNLRHGAATMDTLISIGTLAAFAWSLYALLFGTAGTPGMTHPFEFTIERTSGDGNIYLEVAAGVTTFILAGRYFEARSKRRAGSALRALLELGAKDVAVLRGDGEQRIPIGELAVGDRFVVRPGEKIATDGVVVEGSSAIDASMLTGESVPVEVGSGDTVTGGCVNAGGRLVVRAARVGSDTQLAQMAKLVEDAQNGKAAAQRLADRISAVFVPVVIALAVGTLFFWLGAGASASGAFTAAVAVLIIACPCALGLATPTALLVGTGRGAQLGILIKGPEVLESTREVDTVVLDKTGTVTTGQMSLVDVHLADGTTAEDVLRLAGALEDASEHPIAKAIARGAKERVGKLPKVEDFTSVDGLGVQGTVDGHAVVTGRVALLEQWSLHLPSSLAAAKAAAEELGQTAVAVGWDGQARAVLTVADTVKPTSAEAIRGLRDLGLTPVLLTGDNEAVARAVAAEVGIDQVIAEVLPRDKADVIARLQGEGKVVAMVGDGVNDAAALAKADLGLAMGTGTDVAIEASDLTLVRGDLRAAVDAIRLSRRTLGTIKGNLFWAFAYNVAALPLAAAGLLNPMIAGAAMALSSVFVVTNSLRLRGFRPAA, from the coding sequence ATGAGTTCCGAAACGCGCGAACGCCTCACCAGCGAGGTCGAGCTGGCGATCACCGGCATGACCTGCGCTTCGTGCGCCGCCCGGATCGAGCGCAAGCTCAACAAGATGGACGGCGTCACCGCGACGGTCAACTACGCCACGGAGAAGGCGAAGGTCAGCTACCCGGCCGAACTCGCGCCCACCGCGTTGATCGAGCAGGTGGAGGCGGCCGGGTACGCGGCCACCGTGCCGCGGGCCGAGCCCGAGCCGGCCGAGTCCGAAGTGGACGATCCGACCCGGCCGCTGCGCGACCGGCTGATCGGCGCGGCCGTGCTGTCCGTCCCGGTGATCGCGATGGCGATGATCCCGGCGCTGCAGTTCGAGTACTGGCAGTGGATCTCGCTCACGCTCGCCGCGCCGGTGCTGGTGTGGGCGGCGTGGCCGTTCCACCGGGCGACGTGGGTCAACCTGCGCCACGGCGCGGCCACCATGGACACGCTGATCTCGATCGGCACGCTCGCCGCGTTCGCGTGGTCGTTGTACGCGCTGCTGTTCGGCACCGCGGGCACGCCGGGCATGACGCACCCGTTCGAATTCACCATCGAACGCACCAGCGGGGACGGCAACATCTACCTCGAAGTCGCCGCCGGGGTGACCACGTTCATCCTGGCCGGGCGGTACTTCGAAGCGCGGTCGAAGCGGCGGGCGGGCTCGGCCCTGCGCGCGCTGCTCGAACTCGGTGCGAAAGACGTCGCGGTGCTGCGCGGAGATGGCGAGCAGCGCATCCCGATCGGCGAACTCGCGGTCGGCGACCGGTTCGTGGTGCGGCCCGGCGAGAAGATCGCCACCGACGGCGTGGTCGTCGAAGGCAGTTCGGCGATCGACGCGAGCATGCTGACCGGTGAGTCCGTGCCGGTCGAGGTCGGCTCCGGCGACACGGTCACCGGCGGGTGCGTGAACGCCGGGGGTCGCCTGGTCGTCCGGGCCGCGCGGGTCGGTTCGGACACCCAGCTCGCGCAGATGGCGAAGCTGGTCGAGGACGCGCAGAACGGCAAGGCCGCCGCACAACGGCTGGCCGACCGGATCTCCGCCGTGTTTGTCCCGGTGGTCATCGCGCTGGCGGTGGGCACGTTGTTCTTCTGGCTCGGTGCCGGTGCTTCGGCCTCGGGCGCGTTCACCGCGGCGGTGGCCGTGCTGATCATCGCCTGCCCGTGCGCGCTGGGGCTGGCCACGCCGACCGCGCTCCTGGTCGGCACCGGCCGCGGCGCCCAGCTCGGCATCCTGATCAAGGGGCCGGAGGTGCTGGAGTCCACGCGTGAGGTGGACACCGTCGTGCTGGACAAGACCGGCACGGTGACCACCGGCCAGATGTCGCTGGTGGACGTCCACCTGGCCGACGGCACCACGGCGGAGGACGTGCTGCGCCTGGCCGGCGCGCTCGAAGACGCGTCGGAGCACCCGATCGCCAAGGCCATCGCGCGCGGCGCCAAGGAGCGTGTCGGCAAGCTGCCGAAGGTCGAGGACTTCACCTCGGTGGACGGCCTCGGCGTGCAGGGCACGGTCGACGGGCACGCGGTGGTGACCGGCCGGGTCGCGCTGCTGGAGCAGTGGAGCCTGCACCTGCCGTCGTCGCTCGCCGCGGCCAAGGCGGCGGCCGAAGAACTCGGGCAGACCGCGGTGGCGGTCGGCTGGGACGGGCAGGCGCGCGCGGTGCTGACCGTCGCCGACACGGTGAAGCCGACGTCGGCCGAGGCGATCCGGGGCCTGCGGGACCTCGGCCTGACCCCGGTGCTGCTGACCGGCGACAACGAAGCCGTGGCCAGGGCGGTGGCCGCCGAGGTGGGCATCGACCAGGTGATCGCCGAGGTGCTCCCCCGCGACAAGGCCGACGTGATCGCGCGGTTGCAGGGCGAGGGCAAGGTGGTCGCGATGGTCGGCGACGGGGTCAACGACGCGGCCGCGCTGGCGAAGGCGGATCTGGGCCTGGCCATGGGCACCGGCACCGACGTGGCGATCGAAGCGAGCGACCTGACCCTGGTGCGCGGCGACCTGCGAGCGGCGGTCGACGCCATCCGGTTGTCGCGGCGCACGCTCGGCACGATCAAGGGGAACCTGTTCTGGGCCTTCGCCTACAACGTGGCGGCGTTGCCGCTGGCCGCCGCGGGCCTGCTGAACCCGATGATCGCCGGCGCCGCGATGGCGCTCAGCTCGGTTTTCGTGGTGACGAACAGCCTGCGGCTGCGGGGTTTCCGCCCGGCGGCGTGA
- a CDS encoding glyoxalase superfamily protein, with translation MEFKLELAQVPVSDVDRAKAFYVDQVGFVADHDHRISDELRFVQLTPPGSACSIAIGTGITQAPVGSQPGLQLVVSDIHAARAELAGRGVEVSDVQDLPGGPFVFFSDPDGNQWSVQQISRPS, from the coding sequence ATGGAGTTCAAGTTGGAGTTGGCGCAGGTTCCGGTGTCGGACGTGGATCGGGCCAAGGCGTTCTACGTGGACCAGGTGGGCTTCGTCGCGGATCATGACCACCGGATCAGCGATGAGCTTCGGTTCGTCCAGCTGACCCCGCCGGGATCGGCGTGCTCCATCGCCATCGGCACCGGGATCACCCAGGCGCCGGTCGGGTCGCAGCCCGGGTTGCAGCTGGTCGTCTCCGACATCCACGCCGCGCGCGCCGAGCTGGCCGGCCGCGGCGTCGAGGTGAGCGACGTCCAGGACCTCCCCGGCGGCCCCTTCGTCTTCTTCAGTGACCCCGACGGCAACCAGTGGTCGGTCCAGCAGATCTCACGGCCGAGCTAA
- a CDS encoding type IV toxin-antitoxin system AbiEi family antitoxin: MFSDREHVDFLNGGSVLAAVRRRLGELGFRDELEPAADGVDAVLHLTSGGGASRSYGVQVKQRLTAELATAVHIPPAYPALVVAPSISDPAADRLRARGIDYVDTAGNARLAWDDVLIDIRGRRKPTVPLARTAPRGSRAFGKAGLKVAFVLLSWPEMASLTLRELAAASGVSLGTAQMVVDELTAGGYLYESAGGRRLARGGELLNRWSEAYSIALGPSLALGEFSAGDLSWWPDSEHELRTAGALVGGEAAASLIDPHLRPSSLTLYVEETPLSLIGRHRLVRAEEDGNVHLRRRFWQVPEETAWSVPSTLVYADLLASGDPRQREHGDRIRTSDDRLTRLDRT, from the coding sequence ATGTTCAGCGATCGCGAACACGTGGATTTTTTGAACGGGGGCTCGGTGCTCGCGGCGGTTCGTCGTCGGCTGGGGGAGCTCGGGTTTCGTGACGAGCTGGAGCCTGCCGCCGACGGGGTGGATGCCGTGCTGCACCTCACCTCGGGTGGGGGCGCGTCTCGCAGCTACGGTGTGCAGGTCAAGCAGCGCCTGACCGCGGAGCTGGCGACGGCCGTGCACATCCCGCCTGCCTATCCCGCGCTCGTGGTCGCGCCGTCGATCAGCGATCCGGCGGCCGATCGGCTGCGCGCCCGCGGCATCGACTACGTGGACACGGCGGGCAACGCCCGCCTCGCCTGGGATGACGTCCTCATCGACATCCGTGGCCGCCGCAAGCCCACCGTGCCTCTCGCCAGGACCGCCCCGCGCGGCAGCAGGGCCTTCGGCAAGGCTGGGCTCAAGGTCGCGTTCGTCCTGCTCAGCTGGCCCGAAATGGCTTCGCTGACGTTGCGGGAACTGGCCGCAGCGAGCGGCGTTTCGCTGGGTACGGCCCAGATGGTCGTCGACGAGCTCACCGCGGGCGGCTACCTGTACGAATCGGCGGGTGGCCGGCGACTGGCCAGGGGTGGGGAACTGCTCAACCGGTGGTCGGAGGCGTATTCGATCGCGCTGGGGCCGTCGCTCGCCCTCGGCGAGTTCTCCGCCGGCGACCTCTCGTGGTGGCCGGATTCGGAGCACGAGTTGCGGACAGCCGGCGCGCTGGTGGGCGGCGAGGCCGCGGCGAGCCTCATCGATCCGCATCTGCGCCCCTCGTCCCTCACGCTCTACGTCGAGGAGACGCCGCTCTCGCTGATCGGCAGGCATCGCCTGGTCCGCGCGGAGGAAGACGGCAACGTCCACCTCCGGCGGCGGTTCTGGCAGGTGCCCGAGGAGACCGCCTGGAGCGTGCCCTCGACGCTGGTTTACGCCGACCTGCTGGCATCGGGGGATCCGCGCCAGCGTGAACACGGAGACCGCATCCGGACCAGTGATGATCGACTTACGCGACTCGACCGAACCTGA
- a CDS encoding sensor domain-containing protein, whose protein sequence is MTTPQIEQDGSRSRPPFAGSLGFLLMNLPLGIFAFVLFLTLFSVGLTTALIWVGLPITALAVLLSRGAARVERARVYALLDSYIPVPYRALPESSQKERWKARLKDGATWRDLAYFVLLFPLGVIQFSLVVTFWAVSLAFAGLPIYFRYLPEGAYYFPAYDADLRWITVDSTVEALPWAALGVLFIAVSVALTRSMAAGHVRFAAALLGPTRRMEEDGSPFPATPAMTTVAG, encoded by the coding sequence ATGACAACGCCACAGATCGAGCAGGACGGCAGCCGGTCACGTCCGCCGTTCGCGGGGTCGCTGGGCTTCCTGCTGATGAACCTGCCGCTCGGCATCTTCGCCTTCGTCCTGTTCCTCACCCTGTTCAGCGTCGGCCTGACCACCGCCCTCATCTGGGTGGGCCTGCCGATCACCGCGCTGGCGGTGCTGCTGTCCCGCGGCGCGGCCAGGGTGGAGCGGGCGCGCGTGTACGCCCTGCTCGACAGCTACATCCCGGTGCCGTACCGCGCCCTGCCCGAGAGCAGCCAGAAGGAACGCTGGAAGGCCCGCCTCAAGGACGGCGCCACCTGGCGCGACCTGGCCTACTTCGTCCTGCTCTTCCCGCTCGGCGTCATCCAGTTCTCGCTGGTCGTCACGTTCTGGGCGGTCAGCCTGGCCTTCGCCGGCCTGCCGATCTACTTCCGCTACCTGCCCGAGGGCGCCTACTACTTCCCCGCCTACGACGCCGACCTGCGGTGGATCACCGTGGACTCCACCGTCGAGGCGCTGCCGTGGGCCGCGCTGGGCGTGTTGTTCATCGCCGTCTCGGTGGCGCTGACCAGGTCCATGGCGGCCGGCCACGTCCGGTTCGCCGCCGCGCTGCTGGGCCCGACCCGGCGCATGGAGGAGGACGGTTCCCCTTTTCCCGCCACCCCGGCGATGACAACGGTGGCAGGATGA
- a CDS encoding sensor histidine kinase yields MPFWPKAIGFMIGSFPLRLFQFVLLVVLTTVGIGTLVIWIGIPLLVLATGLTRWFGDVERRWVRATLNTPLPDAERLPLEGTWLQRWRTRLTDQTTWRDFGYLMIALPLGVIEFALGLAAIVLFPIAIWVLPWVGWLHGSLALSLLGPPRNQQLAAKAQHLQASRARGVDAAEAERRRIERDLHDGAQQRLVAVAMSLGRAKSKLNNDPDAVRDLIDEAHSDAKLAVSELRDLARGIYPAVLGDRGLDAALSAQAAKSPVPVEVSVEVEPRPPAAVETTAYFIVGETLTNIAKHSGATAAAVKVWRTEDKVIVEITDNGHGGAEVRSGGGLAGLADRAATIDGVITVVSPPGGPTVVRSDLPCTW; encoded by the coding sequence ATGCCGTTCTGGCCCAAGGCCATCGGCTTCATGATCGGCAGCTTCCCCCTGCGCCTGTTCCAGTTCGTCCTGCTGGTGGTGCTGACCACGGTGGGCATCGGCACCCTGGTGATCTGGATCGGTATCCCGCTGCTGGTGCTGGCCACCGGGCTGACCCGCTGGTTCGGCGACGTGGAGCGGCGCTGGGTCCGGGCCACGCTGAACACCCCGCTGCCCGACGCCGAGCGCCTACCGCTGGAGGGCACCTGGCTGCAGCGCTGGCGCACCCGGCTGACCGACCAGACCACCTGGCGCGACTTCGGTTACCTGATGATCGCGCTGCCGCTGGGCGTCATCGAGTTCGCGCTCGGCCTGGCCGCCATCGTGCTGTTCCCGATCGCGATCTGGGTGCTGCCGTGGGTGGGCTGGCTGCACGGCAGCCTCGCGCTCTCCCTGCTCGGCCCGCCGCGCAACCAGCAGCTGGCCGCGAAGGCCCAGCACCTGCAGGCGTCCCGTGCCCGCGGCGTGGACGCCGCCGAGGCCGAGCGCCGCCGGATCGAACGCGACCTGCACGACGGCGCGCAGCAGCGGCTGGTGGCGGTGGCGATGAGCCTCGGCCGCGCGAAGTCCAAGCTGAACAACGACCCGGACGCGGTCCGCGACCTGATCGACGAAGCGCATTCGGACGCGAAGCTGGCCGTCTCCGAACTCCGGGACCTGGCGCGCGGCATCTACCCGGCCGTGCTCGGCGACCGCGGGCTCGACGCGGCGCTCTCCGCGCAGGCGGCGAAGTCGCCGGTGCCGGTGGAGGTCTCGGTGGAGGTCGAACCCCGGCCGCCCGCCGCGGTGGAGACCACGGCGTACTTCATCGTCGGCGAGACGCTGACGAACATCGCCAAGCACTCCGGTGCCACGGCGGCGGCGGTGAAGGTGTGGCGCACCGAGGACAAGGTGATCGTGGAGATCACCGACAACGGGCACGGCGGTGCCGAGGTGCGCAGCGGGGGTGGGCTCGCCGGGCTGGCCGACCGGGCTGCCACGATTGACGGTGTCATCACCGTCGTCAGCCCGCCGGGTGGGCCCACGGTGGTCCGCTCGGACCTGCCGTGCACTTGGTGA
- a CDS encoding response regulator transcription factor, with translation MRVVIAEDAVLLRAGIQRLLADEGIETVAAVDNGDDLLVAVKEHRPQLAIVDVRMPPTFTDEGLRAALGAREVIPGLPVLVLSQYVEESYAVELLSGGAGGVGYLLKERVADVAEFLDAVRRVAGGGTAIDPDVIAQLMARGRKNPLDALTARESEVLGLMAQGLSNTAIASTLVVSHGAVEKHIGNIFAKLGLEVSAEEHRRVRAVLTYLERG, from the coding sequence ATGCGTGTCGTCATCGCCGAGGACGCGGTGCTGTTGCGAGCCGGGATCCAGCGGCTGCTGGCCGACGAGGGCATCGAAACGGTGGCCGCCGTGGACAACGGCGACGACCTGCTCGTCGCGGTCAAGGAGCACCGGCCGCAACTGGCGATCGTCGACGTGCGCATGCCGCCGACCTTCACCGACGAAGGACTGCGGGCCGCGCTCGGCGCGCGTGAGGTCATACCGGGGCTGCCGGTGCTGGTGCTTTCGCAGTACGTGGAGGAAAGCTATGCGGTGGAACTGCTGTCCGGCGGGGCGGGCGGAGTCGGTTACCTGCTCAAGGAGCGCGTCGCCGATGTCGCCGAATTCCTCGACGCCGTCCGGCGGGTCGCCGGTGGCGGCACGGCGATCGATCCCGACGTGATCGCCCAGCTGATGGCCCGCGGGCGGAAGAACCCCCTCGACGCGCTGACCGCGCGCGAGTCGGAGGTGCTCGGGCTGATGGCGCAGGGCCTGTCGAACACCGCGATCGCGAGCACCCTGGTCGTCTCGCACGGCGCGGTGGAGAAGCACATCGGCAACATCTTCGCGAAGCTCGGGCTGGAGGTCTCCGCGGAGGAGCACCGCCGGGTACGGGCGGTGCTTACCTACCTCGAACGCGGCTGA
- a CDS encoding cupin domain-containing protein, translating to MTVATLAGAPEFSRGGVRFRPLGVPSRGSAELAVWALEVAPGEVGEAHRVSKEEVFVLNAGEVAFTLEGETHHLAPGDAFILPPDREFSLSNPGGEPAHLTVCTSRGIQGVLATGEKITPPWAQ from the coding sequence ATGACCGTGGCGACGCTGGCCGGGGCACCCGAGTTCTCGCGTGGTGGGGTGCGGTTCCGGCCGCTGGGCGTGCCGAGCCGGGGTTCGGCGGAGTTGGCGGTGTGGGCGCTGGAGGTCGCCCCCGGCGAGGTGGGCGAGGCGCACCGGGTGAGCAAGGAGGAGGTCTTCGTGCTGAACGCGGGGGAGGTGGCGTTCACGCTTGAAGGGGAGACGCACCACCTGGCCCCCGGGGACGCGTTCATCCTGCCGCCGGACCGGGAGTTCAGCCTGAGCAACCCGGGCGGCGAACCCGCGCACCTGACGGTGTGCACGTCGCGAGGCATCCAGGGCGTACTGGCCACCGGCGAGAAGATCACCCCACCTTGGGCGCAATAG
- a CDS encoding MarR family winged helix-turn-helix transcriptional regulator encodes MADGELPALLALTFRAIMDGIHEQLAAEGFDDVRPAHGFAFQFLSHRPDGATAVELGEHLGVTKQAAVQLTDELEKRGYLQRRPHPVDRRSRLISLAPRGWACIERVVALSRAAEAHWAQLVGEDRIDQLSADLHAFVRDAATRRPVTLRPVW; translated from the coding sequence ATGGCCGACGGAGAGCTGCCCGCCCTGCTCGCGCTCACCTTCCGCGCGATCATGGACGGCATCCACGAGCAACTCGCCGCCGAGGGCTTCGACGACGTCCGCCCGGCACACGGCTTCGCCTTCCAGTTCCTCTCCCACCGCCCCGACGGCGCCACCGCGGTGGAGCTCGGCGAACACCTCGGCGTCACCAAGCAAGCCGCCGTCCAGCTCACCGACGAACTCGAGAAGCGCGGCTACCTCCAGCGCCGCCCGCACCCGGTCGACCGCCGCAGCCGCCTGATCTCACTCGCCCCACGCGGATGGGCGTGCATCGAACGGGTGGTGGCCCTCTCCCGAGCCGCCGAGGCGCACTGGGCCCAACTGGTCGGCGAGGACCGGATCGACCAGCTCAGCGCGGATCTGCACGCGTTCGTGCGCGACGCGGCGACCCGGCGGCCGGTGACGTTGCGTCCGGTCTGGTAA
- a CDS encoding acyltransferase codes for MQTSTARPKRDLFLDVVRAAAIAGVVGQHWLMPVLGYADGQLATGNALATPGWWVFTWLSQVMPLVFFAGGAANLMSLNAAASDRTWLAARVQRLLLPALPLFMVWLVVPELLRAFGIPEQPLEVAGAIAAQLLWFLAVYLVTVLATPLMAAAHRRWGLWVPVVMAVAGVLVDVARFNDLGLIGYANAVFVWLAVHQIGFHYADGRLGALGRRGALTMSAAGFGVTALMVAFGPYPASMIGMPGAPVSNMSPPSVLLAALAVGQIGLLLALRPAINAWAVRKPVAAALRWLGPRFMSVYLWHMPALVVVAGIAVLGFGYRTPEPGSLAWLVAAPLWLAATGLVLLGLLRVFARFEVRKLADGPIAPTAQLVVAGLLASGGLLGLAATGFTTPADSGQLAGPLPWVFGVTAAFLLAGKPLRLKTQQARRGVVQHLPQELLPQPVVGSRP; via the coding sequence ATGCAGACGAGCACAGCCCGTCCGAAACGGGACCTCTTCCTCGACGTCGTGCGCGCGGCCGCGATCGCCGGCGTGGTCGGCCAGCACTGGCTGATGCCGGTGCTCGGGTACGCGGACGGGCAGCTGGCCACCGGCAACGCGCTGGCCACCCCCGGCTGGTGGGTGTTCACCTGGCTGTCCCAGGTGATGCCGCTGGTCTTCTTCGCCGGTGGCGCGGCGAACCTGATGTCGCTCAACGCCGCCGCCAGCGATCGCACCTGGCTCGCCGCCCGCGTGCAGCGGCTGCTGCTGCCCGCGCTGCCGCTGTTCATGGTCTGGCTCGTTGTGCCCGAACTGCTGCGTGCCTTCGGCATCCCCGAACAACCGCTGGAGGTGGCCGGCGCGATCGCCGCCCAGCTGCTCTGGTTCCTCGCGGTGTACCTGGTGACCGTGCTGGCCACCCCGCTGATGGCCGCCGCGCACCGGCGCTGGGGGCTGTGGGTGCCGGTGGTGATGGCGGTGGCCGGGGTGCTGGTCGACGTCGCGCGGTTCAACGACCTCGGCCTGATCGGCTACGCCAACGCGGTGTTCGTCTGGCTCGCCGTGCACCAGATCGGGTTCCACTACGCCGACGGCCGCCTCGGCGCGCTCGGCAGGCGTGGCGCGCTGACCATGTCGGCCGCCGGGTTCGGGGTCACCGCGCTGATGGTCGCCTTCGGCCCGTACCCGGCGAGCATGATCGGCATGCCGGGCGCCCCGGTGTCGAACATGAGCCCGCCGAGCGTGCTGCTGGCCGCGCTGGCGGTCGGGCAGATCGGCCTGCTGCTCGCGCTGCGCCCGGCGATCAACGCCTGGGCGGTCCGCAAGCCGGTGGCGGCCGCGTTGCGCTGGCTCGGCCCGCGCTTCATGAGCGTGTACCTGTGGCACATGCCCGCGCTGGTGGTGGTCGCCGGGATCGCCGTGCTCGGTTTCGGTTACCGCACCCCGGAACCCGGCAGCCTCGCCTGGCTGGTGGCGGCGCCGCTCTGGCTGGCCGCGACCGGGCTGGTGCTGCTGGGCCTGCTCCGCGTGTTCGCCCGCTTCGAGGTCCGGAAGCTCGCCGACGGTCCGATCGCGCCGACCGCGCAGCTGGTGGTGGCCGGTCTGCTCGCCTCGGGCGGCCTGCTCGGCCTGGCCGCCACGGGGTTCACCACGCCGGCGGACAGCGGTCAGCTCGCCGGTCCGCTCCCCTGGGTCTTCGGCGTCACCGCGGCCTTCCTGCTGGCGGGCAAGCCGCTACGGCTCAAGACCCAGCAGGCGCGCCGGGGTGTCGTGCAGCACCTGCCGCAGGAACTGCTCCCCCAGCCGGTCGTCGGCAGCCGCCCATGA
- a CDS encoding amidohydrolase family protein, whose translation MSAAGPESDADVPGWVRSLGLPGLVDLHVHFLPERVMAKVWSYFDQAEKHYGTPWPIHYRLPEDERLAVLRSLGVLRFAPLVYPHKPGMAEWLSEWALEFGERVPEAVPTGTLYPEPAAASYVDSAVRAGARCFKAHVQVGAYDPRDDLLDKAWGTLADAGVPVVVHCGHGPLRGAHTGLDVFGAVLKRHPRLTAVLAHAGMPEYGEAVELVRRYPRVYLDTTMVGVPFTEAMMPKPADWVASLAGLGDRVVLGTDFPNIPYSYATQLRAVASWAAADDRLGEQFLRQVLHDTPARLLGLEP comes from the coding sequence CTGAGCGCGGCCGGCCCGGAGTCCGATGCGGACGTCCCGGGCTGGGTGCGCTCGCTCGGCCTGCCCGGGCTGGTCGACCTCCACGTGCACTTCCTGCCCGAGCGGGTGATGGCGAAGGTCTGGTCGTACTTCGACCAGGCGGAGAAGCACTACGGCACCCCGTGGCCGATCCACTACCGGCTGCCGGAGGACGAGCGGCTGGCGGTGTTGCGCTCGCTCGGGGTGCTGAGGTTCGCGCCGCTGGTGTACCCGCACAAGCCGGGGATGGCCGAATGGCTCTCGGAGTGGGCGCTGGAGTTCGGCGAGCGGGTGCCCGAGGCGGTGCCGACCGGCACGCTGTACCCGGAACCGGCCGCCGCGTCCTATGTGGACTCCGCAGTGCGGGCCGGTGCCCGGTGCTTCAAGGCGCACGTCCAGGTGGGCGCGTACGACCCGAGGGACGACCTGCTGGACAAGGCGTGGGGCACGCTGGCGGACGCCGGTGTGCCGGTGGTGGTCCACTGTGGACATGGTCCGCTGAGGGGCGCGCACACCGGGCTGGACGTGTTCGGCGCGGTGCTGAAGCGGCACCCGAGGCTGACCGCGGTGCTCGCGCACGCCGGTATGCCGGAGTACGGGGAAGCCGTCGAGCTGGTGCGCCGGTACCCCCGCGTGTACCTCGACACCACCATGGTCGGCGTGCCGTTCACCGAGGCGATGATGCCGAAACCGGCGGACTGGGTGGCCAGCCTCGCCGGTCTCGGTGATCGGGTGGTGCTGGGCACCGACTTCCCGAACATCCCGTACTCCTACGCGACCCAGTTGCGGGCCGTCGCCTCATGGGCGGCTGCCGACGACCGGCTGGGGGAGCAGTTCCTGCGGCAGGTGCTGCACGACACCCCGGCGCGCCTGCTGGGTCTTGAGCCGTAG
- the smpB gene encoding SsrA-binding protein SmpB, translating into MPKERGHKVIVSNRKARHDYSILDTYEAGLVLVGTEVKSLRDGKASLADAFATVDDGEVWLRNVHIPEYVQGTWTNHMPRRTRKLLLHKGEIEKLIGKTKESGLSLVPLSMYFKDGKVKVELALAKGKKAWDKRQDLAKRDADREVRKAMGRALKGRY; encoded by the coding sequence ATGCCCAAAGAACGTGGTCACAAGGTGATCGTGTCGAACCGCAAGGCGCGGCACGACTACTCCATCCTGGACACCTACGAAGCCGGTCTCGTGCTCGTCGGTACCGAGGTGAAGAGCCTGCGTGACGGCAAGGCCTCGCTGGCCGACGCGTTCGCCACGGTGGATGACGGCGAGGTGTGGCTGCGCAACGTCCACATCCCCGAGTACGTGCAGGGCACCTGGACCAACCACATGCCCCGCCGCACCCGGAAGCTGTTGCTGCACAAGGGCGAGATCGAGAAGCTGATCGGCAAGACCAAGGAGAGCGGGCTCTCCCTGGTCCCGCTGTCGATGTACTTCAAGGACGGCAAGGTCAAGGTCGAACTGGCGCTGGCGAAGGGCAAGAAGGCCTGGGACAAGCGCCAGGACCTGGCCAAGCGCGACGCCGATCGCGAGGTGCGCAAGGCGATGGGCCGCGCGCTGAAGGGCCGGTACTGA
- the ftsX gene encoding permease-like cell division protein FtsX: MRASFVFSEVVTGLRRNITMTIAMVITTAVSLAMLGGGLLIVTTIDKMQTNYQDDVEVTVYFTDDVSASDANCSQQLCSGLRTELDSRPGVDSVVFENRQDAFERFKRIFEGQPELVELARPESLPASLHIKLEDPSRSDVIVKEYTGRPGVDKVDDQNVFLERFFNGLNVFRNITFVVALLQAFAALLLISNTIQVSAFTRRTEVGIMRLVGATRWYTQLPFLLEAVVAGVVGAILAIVFLLVGKMLFFDTLLTSAGGIIPPVTTLDVLFPVAPILVGVSILISAITGYVTLRLYVRH, translated from the coding sequence ATGCGTGCCAGTTTTGTGTTCAGCGAGGTCGTCACCGGCTTGCGCCGGAACATCACGATGACCATCGCGATGGTCATCACCACGGCGGTTTCGCTCGCCATGCTGGGCGGCGGTCTGCTGATCGTCACGACCATCGACAAGATGCAGACGAACTACCAGGACGACGTCGAGGTCACCGTCTACTTCACCGACGACGTCAGCGCCAGCGACGCCAACTGCTCGCAGCAGCTGTGCTCCGGCCTGCGCACCGAGCTGGACAGCAGGCCCGGCGTGGACTCCGTGGTGTTCGAGAACCGGCAGGACGCCTTCGAGCGGTTCAAGCGGATCTTCGAGGGCCAGCCGGAGCTGGTGGAGCTGGCGCGGCCCGAGTCGCTGCCCGCCTCGCTGCACATCAAGCTCGAGGACCCGAGCCGCAGTGACGTGATCGTGAAGGAGTACACCGGTCGTCCCGGGGTGGACAAGGTCGACGACCAGAACGTGTTCCTGGAGCGGTTCTTCAACGGGCTCAACGTGTTCCGGAACATCACCTTCGTGGTCGCGCTGTTGCAGGCCTTCGCCGCGCTGCTGCTGATCTCGAACACGATCCAGGTCTCCGCGTTCACCAGGCGCACCGAGGTCGGCATCATGCGACTGGTCGGCGCCACCCGCTGGTACACGCAGTTGCCCTTCCTGCTGGAGGCGGTGGTCGCCGGCGTGGTCGGGGCGATCCTCGCGATCGTTTTCCTGCTCGTGGGCAAGATGTTGTTCTTCGACACGCTGCTGACCTCGGCGGGCGGGATCATTCCACCGGTGACCACACTGGACGTGTTGTTCCCGGTGGCGCCGATCCTGGTCGGGGTGTCGATCCTGATCTCGGCCATCACCGGTTACGTCACGCTGCGTCTGTACGTGCGGCATTAA